The segment TTTCTGACcaatttttccttgcatttctgatcattttttctttttgtgatcaCTTCTGTGATAAACTTGCATTTATCGTCCCTTTTGCCTTTGAGTCCCCATCGTGGTCGATTTTTcctaattcacagaatcatattgACAAAAGCCTCAGCTTTCATGATAAAGTTCTGCCTGTCACTGCACGGTTGGAAACTTGAAGCATGAAACCTAAGTGCTTAAAATTGTTCAAAGTGAAGGGATTTCCACACAACAGGGCTCAGAGCAAAGGAATTTTCATAGGGGAAGCAAGCAGATTTTCACCCTTCAGCGTGTGCTTTTGGGACTGACCTCTCGCACAGACATTGGTGGTGATGAGAACCTTCTCCTGGCCATCACGAAACCTCTGGATGACATCAGTTCTCTGCACGGTGgacagctctgctgtcagcatGGCCACTTGGTGCCCATCCTGCATCATCTTCACCGAGAGCCAGCCTGCACTCCGGCGGGTCTGCGTAAGTGGGAAAAGGCTGAgcttccccagcagctctgcatctgctgctctcagccaaCGACCCTTCAACTTCCCCAAATCCTTACACCGCTCATCTAGCTTAATGCCAATGCATCACTTTACCACATCCTTGCTTGCTCAGGGCCAGTCCTTCACATTCCCAATGCCTGTGCTCCTTTCCATTGAGCCCCTGGTGCTTTGCAATAGACAGAGCCTCCAAGCAAGGCACAAACAAGCAGGAAGTTGGGCCACAAAGGAGCAAAAATGATGCAGCAGGGCAAGCAGTTGGATCACAAAGTGTCTTTGCTAGACACAAAGTATAAAGGTTAAAGAAGCAGAGCATGGTTTCCATGCAGTGCCCACCAAGGCAGTTAAGTAAGCGTGGTCTCAACTATTAGGTGCTGCTTCCACGCTG is part of the Meleagris gallopavo isolate NT-WF06-2002-E0010 breed Aviagen turkey brand Nicholas breeding stock unplaced genomic scaffold, Turkey_5.1 ChrUn_random_deg7180001694892, whole genome shotgun sequence genome and harbors:
- the LOC104917393 gene encoding ATP-dependent RNA helicase DDX25-like, producing the protein MQIVSRPIIIKLRQEELTLTNIRQYYFVCRNWEQKYEALCNLDGSITIGQAMIFCQPHLICKQGTRRSAGWLSVKMMQDGHQVAMLTAELSTVQRTDVIQRFRDGQEKVLITTNVCARGQSQKHTLKGENLLASPMKIPLL